Genomic segment of Mucilaginibacter sabulilitoris:
AGGTATAAAAAACAAAGGGCTGATAATTGCCGAGAACCAGTTAAGCCTGTAAGAGGATGTTAGATTGATGTGCATACCCGAATGGTGAATAAGATGAAATGCCCATAAGGGCTTCCAATTGTGCGATATGCGGTGAAACCAGTAATAAATAAAATCGGCGGTAATAAAGGTGAGCAGGAATGACCAGCCGTTACGCGGCAGTTGCAAAGGAGATAAATGATCAAAAAAGCCGAGTATGGTTAACTGGTACCCGGCAAACAGGTATTTAGAAAGCTGGAACCCGGCGAAAATGGCCAGGTTGGTAAAAGTTTCCTTAACCTCGTATGAGCCTTTTTCCTTTTTCCAGCTCCAGATAATTTCTGCCGTAATTAACAGGAACAGCAATGCTAAAATATAAATGCGGTATGGACCTATGTGATGTTTCATTTTTCTTGTGTTTTTATTTAAGCATAAAATTCACGAAGAAAATAATCACATGGCCTCAATAATCAGGTGAGCCTGTAAAAGCAAAGGGTGAACTGTCATTACCCCTGCTCCGGCAATTCCAAA
This window contains:
- a CDS encoding sterol desaturase family protein, with protein sequence MKHHIGPYRIYILALLFLLITAEIIWSWKKEKGSYEVKETFTNLAIFAGFQLSKYLFAGYQLTILGFFDHLSPLQLPRNGWSFLLTFITADFIYYWFHRISHNWKPLWAFHLIHHSGMHINLTSSYRLNWFSAIISPLFFIPVALLGMPINFIAISYTLNLAYQFLLHTEVVDKLGVIEKVLNTPSSHRVHHGSNPIYIDKNFGGVFIIWDRLFGTYQPETEKVNYGLTTGFLSYNPFKLVMQGFIDWFKPDNSPRLKDNSTPVLEASPEE